Below is a window of Dietzia timorensis DNA.
GAGTCGACCTCAATCTGCACATTCTGCGGTCCTTCGCCGAGCATGTCGCCCCGGCACTGGGATGGCAGCCGAACACTGCGGGGATCCAACACGGCTACCCGCTTACTCGGTAGCGCGTCCCGGGCGCCGATCTAGTCGGTGCACAGGCAGAACGGGTGTCCGACCGGGTCGAGGAATACCACGAACTGCCCTGTCTCGCTCGGCTGCACTTCGTGCTTTGTGGCACCGGCCGCTATCGCCTCGCGCTCGCCTTCTACGAGGTCGTCGACGTAGAAGTCGAGATGCCCCTGCTGCGGCACGGGACCATCGGGCCATGTCGGTGGTCGGAAGTCGGGAATCTGCTGGCAGCCGATTCGGAAGTGCTCCCCGTGGTCGCCGGGCGGGACGACGTTCGCCCATCCTGGAACGTCGGGGAAGCTGCTCACGCTCCACCCGAGCAAGCGGGCGTAGAAGGCGGCCAGTTCTTCGCAGTCGGGGCAGTCGAGGACGAAATAGTTGAGGTACGAACTGAGTGCCATGAGGCAAGTGCAGCACACAGAAAACACTCCCGCCACTGTTTGCCGATTCTCGTCCCCGCACAGAGTCTCCAAACGGGCGTATCGTGGAAATGCACATTAAGTAATCTGCGGCACGAAGGAAGTGACACTATGGGTTTCGACGAAAAGGCTCAGAACAAGGCCCAGGAATTCCAGGGCAAGGCGAAGGAGTTCGTCGGCGACAAGACCGGTGACGAGAACCTTCAGGCCGATGGCGCCGCCGATCAGGCGGAGTCGGGCGCGAAGAAGGCAGCCGAGAACGTCAAGGATGCCGCCAAGAACCTCAAGGACGGGCTCACGGGCAACTAGTCCCCCGCCTACTCTGCGGACGCCGTCCGCCGCAACCATCGCGGCGGACGGCGTCCGCGTTTCGGGCTAGAACGGTAGGTCGGTTCCTGTTTCCCGCACGCCCAGCTCCCACACGCGGTCGGTGGCCTTCTCCGAAAGCGACAGCGCCGAGGCCTCATGAACGCCGGGGGCTCCCCACATGTCGAGCCACCCATCGGGCCCCAGGTATGTCAGCGCCGGGTAGTACCCTGCGGACGCTTCGAGCAGCGGCATCGCGCCTTCCCGGGAGGTTCCCGCGAATTGTGCGGAGACGAAGTCGAGGGCGGTGTCGACAGGCGGCACCCCGCTAGCGTTCTGGATATTGGTGTGCGCCCATCCCGGATGCGCGGTCAGCACCGAAACACCGCGTCCGGCGTCATCCAACCGTTTCTGCAATGCGGTCGCCCACATCTGGTCGGCGAGCTTGGACTGGCTGTATGC
It encodes the following:
- a CDS encoding VOC family protein; amino-acid sequence: MALSSYLNYFVLDCPDCEELAAFYARLLGWSVSSFPDVPGWANVVPPGDHGEHFRIGCQQIPDFRPPTWPDGPVPQQGHLDFYVDDLVEGEREAIAAGATKHEVQPSETGQFVVFLDPVGHPFCLCTD
- a CDS encoding CsbD family protein, with the protein product MGFDEKAQNKAQEFQGKAKEFVGDKTGDENLQADGAADQAESGAKKAAENVKDAAKNLKDGLTGN